The following proteins are co-located in the Anomalospiza imberbis isolate Cuckoo-Finch-1a 21T00152 chromosome 1, ASM3175350v1, whole genome shotgun sequence genome:
- the FAM237B gene encoding protein FAM237B yields the protein MEFVWKRWWYLQLGCMLIVNLVYANLEYQKETPPSLREIDHQCWEVSSHGLVEMKKLKVADTVIALWDFMMFLKESPKPKHNELFNDLAQNFWDMYVDCVLSRSHGMGRRQLTSPKYSSTYSYRTLEGSAFTNPF from the exons ATGGAATTTGTATGGAAACGATGGTGGTATCTTCAGCTGGGCTGTATGTTGATAGTGAATTTGGTTTATGCCAATCTAGAGTATCAAAAAGAAACTCCTCCAAGCCTGCGTGAGATTGACCATCAGTGCTGGGAGGTATCGTCCCATGGCCTGGTGGAAATGAAGAAACTCAAGGTAGCAGATACAGTCATTGCTCTCTGGGACTTCATGATGTTCCTAAAGGAATCCCCTAAGCCCAAGCACAATGAACTCTTCAATGACTTAGCCCAGAACTTCTGGGATATGTATGTAGACTGTGTGCTCTCAAGATCCCATGGAATGGGCAGAAGGCAATTAACATCTCCCAAATATTCTTCCACATACTCATACAGAACTTTAGAAG GGTCTGCTTTCACCAATCCATTTTAG